Proteins from a single region of Pseudomonas quebecensis:
- the rfbA gene encoding glucose-1-phosphate thymidylyltransferase RfbA produces the protein MMKGIVLAGGSGTRLHPITLGVSKQLLPVYDKPMIYYPISVLMLAGIKDILVISTPVDLPQYRNLLGDGSQFGVRFSYAEQPSPDGLAQAFIIGEEFIGDDPVCLILGDNIFHGQHFGDQLRTAANRPSGATVFGYWVKDPERFGVIDFDKEGRALSIEEKPAKPRSSYAVTGLYFYDNDVIKIAKAVKPSPRGELEITDVNNAYLKRGDLHVERFGRGFAWLDTGTHDSLLEASTYVQTIEHRQGLKVACLEEIAYENGWIDRNHLLQRAKYFGKTGYGQYLYSLAGDSQ, from the coding sequence ATGATGAAGGGAATCGTATTGGCCGGTGGCTCCGGCACGCGTTTGCACCCCATTACCCTGGGCGTGTCCAAACAACTGTTGCCGGTGTACGACAAGCCGATGATCTACTACCCGATCTCAGTGCTGATGCTGGCGGGGATCAAGGACATCCTGGTGATTTCCACACCGGTGGACTTGCCGCAATACCGCAACCTGCTGGGCGATGGCAGCCAGTTCGGCGTGCGATTCAGCTACGCGGAGCAGCCGTCGCCTGATGGCTTGGCCCAAGCGTTCATCATCGGCGAAGAGTTTATCGGCGATGATCCGGTCTGTTTGATCCTGGGCGACAATATCTTCCACGGTCAGCATTTCGGCGATCAATTGCGCACCGCCGCCAATCGCCCGTCCGGCGCCACGGTATTCGGTTACTGGGTCAAGGATCCCGAACGTTTCGGTGTGATCGACTTCGACAAGGAAGGCCGTGCGCTGTCCATCGAAGAAAAACCCGCCAAGCCAAGATCCAGCTACGCCGTGACCGGCCTGTACTTCTATGACAACGATGTGATCAAGATCGCCAAGGCGGTCAAGCCTTCGCCTCGTGGTGAACTGGAGATCACCGACGTCAACAATGCTTATCTCAAGCGTGGCGACCTGCATGTTGAACGCTTTGGCCGTGGTTTTGCCTGGCTCGACACCGGCACCCACGACAGCTTGCTCGAGGCCTCGACGTACGTGCAGACCATCGAACATCGCCAAGGGTTGAAAGTGGCATGCCTTGAAGAAATCGCCTACGAAAATGGGTGGATAGACCGCAACCACCTGCTGCAGCGCGCCAAATATTTCGGCAAGACCGGCTATGGTCAATACCTGTACTCGCTGGCGGGAGATAGCCAGTGA
- a CDS encoding OprD family porin translates to MLKQRMSLIALGILSASTAMANDQDQSKGFVEDSHLNIAARNAYISRDYKNGKQDKAEWGQGFIGKFESGFTQGTVGVGVDVIGQYAIRLDGGKGRSGAGGIDFFKQGDSGSAADDLAKGGAAVKFRVSNTVLKYGDQFPNVPVLAYDNSRLLSETYTGTSIVSKEIEGLQLDAGHFTKEARKSAEGTDSGRLKSIDYIGGSYKFTESLSAALYASDMQDVLKKQYVNVNYVLALPEKQSLTFDFNGYNTKLDKSFALQNQGDEDARDNKIWSLGATWAVGPHSFTVAHQRSTGDTGYLYGGYRNAGGIGDGGNTILLANSYWSDFNGKDERSWQVGYGLDFTTFGVPGLTYNVAYVRGTNIDDGTNRGDGTEREIFNQFKYVVQSGPAKDLSLRARASWLRVSNNASNYNVGGNELRLFADYPINVF, encoded by the coding sequence ATGTTGAAGCAACGGATGAGTCTGATCGCTCTGGGGATTTTGAGCGCATCGACAGCAATGGCCAACGACCAGGACCAATCCAAGGGTTTTGTCGAAGACAGCCACCTGAATATCGCTGCACGTAACGCCTACATCAGCCGTGACTACAAAAACGGCAAGCAAGACAAAGCCGAGTGGGGCCAGGGCTTCATCGGCAAATTCGAATCCGGCTTCACCCAGGGCACCGTCGGTGTCGGTGTGGACGTGATCGGTCAGTACGCTATTCGCTTGGACGGTGGTAAAGGCCGCAGCGGCGCTGGCGGTATTGACTTTTTCAAGCAGGGTGACAGTGGCTCAGCCGCCGACGACCTGGCCAAGGGCGGCGCTGCCGTGAAGTTCCGGGTATCCAACACCGTGCTCAAGTACGGTGATCAGTTCCCTAACGTACCGGTTCTGGCCTACGACAACTCCCGTCTGTTGTCCGAAACCTACACCGGCACCTCGATCGTTTCCAAAGAGATCGAAGGCCTGCAACTGGACGCCGGTCACTTCACCAAGGAAGCGCGCAAGAGTGCTGAAGGCACCGACAGCGGCCGTCTGAAAAGCATCGACTACATCGGCGGCAGCTACAAATTCACCGAAAGTCTGTCGGCCGCGCTGTATGCCTCCGACATGCAGGACGTGCTGAAAAAGCAATACGTCAACGTCAACTATGTGCTGGCCCTGCCAGAGAAACAGTCGCTGACCTTTGACTTCAACGGCTACAACACCAAGCTGGACAAGAGCTTCGCTCTGCAAAACCAGGGTGACGAAGACGCCCGCGATAACAAAATCTGGAGCCTGGGCGCCACTTGGGCGGTTGGTCCGCACAGCTTCACCGTCGCGCACCAGCGCAGCACCGGCGACACCGGCTACCTGTACGGCGGCTACCGCAATGCTGGCGGCATCGGCGACGGCGGCAACACCATCCTGCTGGCCAACTCCTACTGGTCCGACTTCAACGGCAAGGACGAACGTTCCTGGCAGGTCGGCTACGGCCTGGACTTCACCACCTTCGGCGTGCCTGGCCTGACCTACAACGTGGCCTACGTGCGCGGTACCAACATCGACGACGGTACCAACCGTGGCGATGGCACCGAGCGTGAAATCTTCAACCAGTTCAAATACGTCGTTCAGAGCGGCCCAGCCAAAGACCTGAGCCTGCGCGCTCGTGCGTCCTGGCTGCGCGTCTCCAACAACGCCAGCAACTACAACGTAGGTGGTAACGAACTGCGTCTGTTCGCCGACTACCCGATCAACGTGTTCTGA
- a CDS encoding aminotransferase encodes MLLATLIHRASLPCPQVGPDQATQLLAQHYGLAGTLQSLGSQQDLNYRVDTPQGRFVLKICRGDYAALELQAQHAALSHLQTHADVRVPKVIKTLAGDELLTLAIGGQTLHLRLLDYLDGQPLTHRPHLGREVMAGFGDLCGRMSLALAPFEHGGLERTLQWDPRHALELIAHLLASLQDLAHREALERVSAQVQARIRPLVERLPWQAVHMDITDDNVLWQRDAQRQWQIQGVIDFGDLVHTWRIADLSVTCAALLHHAEGDPFAILPAIQACHAVTPLQREELQALWPLIVARAAVLVLSSEQQQHLDPDNSYLLKNAEHEWEIFHVATSVPFELMEAAILGSVGETPTPIASQDFAPLLPELVGREFALIDLGVLSPHFEAGNWETPGVDRRLLDEAATLHGLAASRYGQYRLSRTRPDTATEADTFALHVELHVPHGTGVEAPFAGTLHHEADGRVRLQGVELSVRVWGVSTSLKSGALLVEGQRLGEVVAPLIVQLCLADLEPPLFCTPSRAQAWQTLCPSPGAVLGLACDAEPELDAQTLLARRDASFARSQKHYYTDPPRIERGWRNHLIDMHGRSYLDMLNNVAVLGHGHPRMAAVAARQWSLLNTNSRFHYAAVTEFSERLLALAPEGMDRVFLVNSGTEANDLAIRLAWAFSGGRDMLSVLEAYHGWSVAADAVSTSIADNPQALSSRPDWVHPVTAPNTYRGEFRGQDSAPDYVRSVEHNLAKIAASKRQLAGFICEPVYGNAGGISLPPGYLQQVYGLVRARGGVCIADEVQVGYGRMGRFFWGFEEQGVVPDIITMAKGMGNGQPLGAVITRREIAEALEAEGYFFSSSGGSPVSCRIGMAVLDVMEEEKLWENAQVVGGHFKARLEALIERHPLVGAVHGSGFYLGLELVRDRQTLEPATEETKLLCDRLRELGIFMQPTGDFLNILKIKPPMVTSRHSVDFFVDMLSKVLDEQL; translated from the coding sequence ATGCTGCTCGCCACGTTGATCCATCGCGCCAGTCTACCTTGCCCGCAAGTAGGCCCCGATCAAGCAACTCAACTCCTGGCGCAGCACTATGGCCTTGCTGGCACTTTGCAGTCGCTCGGCAGCCAGCAAGACCTCAATTACAGAGTCGACACCCCCCAGGGTCGGTTTGTTCTGAAAATCTGTCGAGGTGACTACGCGGCGCTGGAGCTGCAGGCTCAGCACGCGGCGCTCAGTCATTTGCAGACCCACGCCGATGTGCGCGTGCCCAAGGTGATCAAGACCCTGGCCGGCGATGAATTGCTCACCCTGGCAATCGGCGGACAAACCCTGCACTTGCGCCTGCTGGACTATCTCGACGGCCAGCCATTGACCCACAGGCCCCACCTGGGTCGCGAGGTGATGGCCGGCTTCGGTGACCTGTGCGGCCGCATGAGCCTGGCGCTCGCGCCGTTCGAGCATGGGGGCCTTGAGCGCACCCTGCAGTGGGACCCGCGCCATGCTCTGGAGCTGATCGCCCACCTGTTGGCCAGCCTGCAAGACCTTGCGCATCGCGAGGCGTTGGAGCGCGTGAGCGCGCAGGTCCAAGCCCGTATTCGGCCCCTGGTCGAGCGCCTGCCGTGGCAAGCCGTTCATATGGATATCACCGATGACAACGTGCTGTGGCAGCGTGATGCCCAGCGTCAGTGGCAGATCCAGGGGGTAATCGACTTTGGCGACCTGGTTCACACTTGGCGCATCGCTGACCTGTCGGTGACCTGCGCGGCCTTGCTGCACCACGCCGAGGGCGACCCCTTTGCGATTTTGCCGGCGATTCAGGCCTGCCATGCCGTGACCCCTTTGCAACGCGAGGAGTTGCAGGCGCTGTGGCCGTTGATCGTCGCACGGGCGGCGGTATTGGTACTGAGCAGTGAGCAGCAGCAACATTTGGACCCGGATAACAGCTACTTGCTGAAAAATGCCGAACACGAGTGGGAAATCTTCCACGTTGCCACCTCGGTGCCGTTCGAGCTGATGGAAGCGGCGATTTTGGGCAGCGTTGGCGAAACGCCGACACCGATCGCCAGCCAGGACTTCGCCCCGCTGTTACCGGAGCTGGTCGGCCGCGAATTCGCGTTGATCGACCTGGGCGTGCTCAGCCCACACTTCGAGGCCGGCAATTGGGAGACGCCCGGCGTCGATCGCAGGTTGCTGGACGAAGCGGCCACGCTGCATGGGTTGGCGGCCAGCCGATATGGGCAATATCGGTTGTCGCGTACCCGTCCTGACACTGCCACCGAGGCGGATACCTTTGCTCTGCACGTGGAGCTGCACGTGCCGCATGGCACAGGGGTGGAAGCGCCCTTTGCCGGTACGCTGCACCACGAGGCCGACGGGCGGGTGCGCCTGCAGGGCGTCGAGTTGAGCGTGCGTGTGTGGGGTGTGAGCACCTCGCTCAAATCCGGTGCATTGTTGGTCGAGGGGCAACGGTTGGGTGAGGTGGTGGCGCCGCTGATCGTGCAATTGTGCCTTGCCGACCTCGAACCGCCGCTGTTTTGCACCCCCTCGCGCGCGCAGGCCTGGCAAACCCTGTGCCCGTCGCCCGGCGCTGTGCTGGGGCTGGCCTGCGACGCCGAGCCTGAACTGGACGCCCAGACCCTGCTGGCCCGCCGGGACGCCAGTTTCGCCCGCTCGCAGAAGCACTATTACACCGACCCGCCGCGCATCGAGCGCGGCTGGCGCAACCACCTGATCGACATGCACGGGCGTTCCTACCTGGACATGCTCAACAACGTGGCGGTGCTGGGCCATGGGCATCCACGCATGGCCGCGGTAGCGGCGCGGCAATGGTCGTTGCTCAACACCAACTCGCGCTTTCACTACGCGGCGGTCACGGAGTTTTCCGAACGCTTGCTGGCCCTGGCGCCGGAGGGCATGGACCGTGTGTTTCTGGTCAACAGCGGCACCGAGGCCAACGACCTGGCTATCCGCCTGGCCTGGGCCTTCAGCGGCGGGCGCGACATGCTCAGTGTGCTGGAGGCCTATCACGGCTGGTCGGTGGCGGCGGACGCGGTGTCCACCTCGATTGCCGACAACCCTCAGGCCTTGAGCAGCCGCCCGGACTGGGTGCACCCGGTGACCGCGCCCAATACCTATCGCGGTGAGTTCCGCGGGCAGGACAGTGCGCCGGACTACGTAAGAAGCGTGGAACATAACCTGGCGAAAATCGCCGCCAGCAAACGCCAGTTGGCAGGGTTCATCTGCGAGCCGGTATATGGCAATGCCGGTGGTATCTCGCTGCCGCCGGGTTACTTGCAGCAAGTGTATGGCCTGGTGCGCGCCCGAGGCGGCGTGTGTATCGCCGATGAAGTGCAAGTCGGTTATGGCCGCATGGGGCGTTTTTTCTGGGGCTTTGAGGAGCAGGGCGTAGTGCCCGATATCATCACCATGGCCAAAGGCATGGGCAACGGCCAGCCACTGGGTGCGGTGATTACCCGCCGCGAAATCGCTGAAGCGCTGGAGGCCGAAGGTTATTTCTTCTCATCCTCAGGCGGCAGCCCCGTCAGCTGCCGGATCGGCATGGCGGTGCTGGATGTGATGGAAGAAGAAAAACTGTGGGAAAACGCCCAAGTCGTGGGCGGACATTTCAAAGCTCGTCTGGAAGCCCTGATCGAGCGTCACCCGTTGGTCGGGGCCGTGCACGGTTCCGGTTTCTATCTGGGCCTGGAGTTAGTGCGCGACCGGCAAACCCTGGAACCGGCGACCGAGGAAACCAAATTGCTGTGTGACCGTTTACGTGAGTTGGGCATTTTCATGCAGCCTACCGGCGACTTTCTGAACATCCTCAAGATCAAACCACCGATGGTCACCTCTCGGCATAGTGTGGATTTCTTCGTCGATATGCTGTCGAAGGTGCTCGATGAACAGTTGTAA
- a CDS encoding sensor histidine kinase has product MTPPLPRRPRWRSLALLALCLAPLLWPLEHLAERYYRSELAGQNRQTLDLYVANLLGTLHRYEVLPQILGDLPALRSALAAPQVSTNLANANQLLRDVAAQAGVEVMYLMDTTGKTLAASNWDKQDSFVGRNFSFRPYFSEAMAGRLGRFFGLGTTSAKRGYFFAAAVRDGEKIIGVLVVKVDLDHTESLWGNTPEQLLVTDHNGVVILTSRPQWRFRATRPLTPEERQAIIAIQPYPTRDPQPLNLSSSAWLRQSTAIAETGWNVEILAPKSLISRPVRTVVAVGGAALLALMLLLGLLMQRRRHYLERIAFEAKARRELEMRVAERTSDLEGLNRRLKQEVLEREHAQQELVRAQDDLVQAGKLSALGTMSASISHELNQPLAAIRSYAENAEILLDHQRTDDARGNLKLISELTGRMASIIAHLRAFARRDRHAPESVALQPALDDALALLAKRRRSMEVELIRDLPEATLWVQAGETRLRQVLGNLLANALDALTEKGPPRKLWLSAETTAQGVNLYIRDNGPGFCMEALGRASEPFYTTKTRTQGLGLGLAICETLMRAFGGELLFANHKEGGALLTLKLRAGSPGVSLQPSEDRSV; this is encoded by the coding sequence ATGACTCCACCCCTTCCGCGAAGACCCCGCTGGCGCAGCCTCGCGCTGCTGGCGTTGTGCCTGGCACCGCTGCTATGGCCGCTGGAGCACCTGGCCGAGCGCTACTATCGCAGTGAACTGGCCGGGCAGAACCGTCAGACCCTCGACCTATACGTCGCCAACCTGCTGGGCACCCTGCACCGCTACGAAGTGCTGCCGCAGATCCTCGGCGACCTGCCCGCCTTGCGCAGCGCACTGGCGGCGCCGCAGGTCAGCACCAATCTGGCCAACGCCAATCAATTGCTCAGGGACGTCGCCGCGCAGGCCGGTGTGGAGGTGATGTACCTGATGGACACCACCGGCAAGACCCTTGCCGCGTCCAATTGGGACAAACAGGACAGCTTTGTCGGACGCAATTTCTCGTTCCGGCCGTATTTCAGCGAAGCCATGGCCGGGCGCCTGGGACGCTTTTTCGGGCTGGGCACCACCTCCGCCAAACGTGGGTATTTTTTCGCCGCAGCGGTGCGCGATGGGGAAAAAATCATCGGTGTGCTGGTGGTCAAGGTCGACCTGGACCACACCGAAAGCCTGTGGGGCAACACCCCGGAACAACTGCTGGTCACCGACCACAACGGTGTGGTGATCCTGACCTCACGCCCGCAATGGCGATTTCGCGCCACGCGGCCGCTTACCCCCGAAGAACGCCAGGCCATCATCGCCATCCAACCCTACCCGACGCGCGACCCACAGCCGCTGAACCTGAGCAGCAGCGCCTGGCTGCGGCAGTCCACGGCCATCGCCGAAACCGGCTGGAATGTAGAAATTCTCGCGCCGAAATCCTTGATCAGTCGCCCGGTGCGCACCGTGGTGGCCGTGGGCGGCGCGGCGCTGCTGGCGTTGATGCTGTTGCTGGGGTTGTTGATGCAGCGCCGCCGACATTATCTAGAACGCATCGCTTTCGAAGCCAAGGCCCGCCGCGAACTGGAAATGCGTGTGGCCGAACGGACCAGCGACCTGGAAGGCCTTAACCGGCGCCTGAAACAGGAGGTGCTGGAACGCGAGCACGCCCAGCAGGAACTGGTACGCGCCCAGGATGACCTGGTGCAGGCCGGCAAGTTGTCTGCGCTGGGGACCATGTCGGCGAGTATCAGCCATGAACTCAACCAGCCCCTGGCCGCAATCCGCAGCTACGCCGAGAACGCCGAAATCCTGCTCGATCATCAGCGCACAGACGACGCGCGCGGCAACCTCAAGCTGATCAGCGAGCTGACCGGGCGCATGGCCTCGATCATCGCCCATCTGCGCGCCTTTGCCCGCCGCGACCGCCACGCGCCTGAAAGCGTAGCCCTGCAACCCGCGCTCGACGATGCCCTGGCGCTGCTGGCCAAACGTCGCCGCTCGATGGAGGTGGAGCTGATCCGCGATCTACCGGAAGCCACGCTATGGGTGCAGGCCGGCGAGACTCGCCTGCGCCAGGTACTGGGCAATCTGCTGGCAAATGCCTTGGACGCACTGACCGAAAAAGGCCCGCCGCGCAAACTCTGGCTGAGTGCCGAAACCACCGCCCAGGGCGTCAACCTGTACATTCGCGACAACGGCCCGGGCTTTTGCATGGAAGCCCTGGGCCGCGCCAGCGAGCCGTTCTACACCACCAAGACGCGCACCCAGGGCCTGGGGCTGGGCCTGGCCATCTGTGAAACGCTGATGCGCGCCTTTGGTGGCGAACTGTTGTTTGCCAACCACAAGGAAGGCGGCGCGCTGTTAACCTTGAAATTGCGCGCCGGCTCGCCGGGCGTCAGTCTGCAACCGTCCGAGGACCGCAGTGTATGA
- the rfbC gene encoding dTDP-4-dehydrorhamnose 3,5-epimerase, with product MNVVETSLPGVVILEPKVFGDDRGFFYESFNAKTFKQATGLERNFVQDNHSRSQKGVLRGLHYQLKHTQGKLVRVTAGEVLDVAVDIRRSSPNFGQWVSVRLSAQNHRQLWVPEGFAHGFVVLSEYAEFLYKTTDYYQPGAERCIVWNDPTLAIDWQLTETPQLSVKDQAGKRLMEADLFP from the coding sequence GTGAACGTGGTTGAAACCTCACTTCCCGGCGTTGTAATCCTCGAACCCAAAGTCTTTGGCGACGATCGGGGGTTTTTCTACGAGAGCTTCAACGCCAAGACGTTTAAACAGGCCACGGGGCTCGAACGCAATTTCGTTCAAGACAACCATTCGCGCTCGCAAAAAGGCGTGCTGCGGGGTTTGCACTATCAGTTGAAACACACACAGGGAAAACTCGTGCGCGTCACCGCAGGTGAGGTACTCGACGTGGCTGTGGACATTCGTCGCAGTTCACCGAACTTCGGCCAATGGGTGAGCGTCCGTTTGTCGGCTCAGAACCATCGTCAGCTTTGGGTGCCCGAAGGTTTTGCCCATGGGTTCGTGGTGTTGAGCGAATACGCAGAGTTTCTCTACAAGACCACTGATTACTATCAGCCCGGTGCTGAGCGCTGCATCGTGTGGAACGACCCAACGCTGGCAATCGATTGGCAACTGACCGAGACGCCGCAACTGTCCGTCAAGGACCAGGCGGGCAAACGTTTGATGGAAGCTGACCTGTTCCCATGA
- the rfbD gene encoding dTDP-4-dehydrorhamnose reductase: protein MKILITGQHGQVSQALQQQLPPLGELIVLGRDQLDLTNADQIRRQVRAHRPDLIINAAAHTAVDQAESEPEVAFAINATAPGILAEEAKALGAPLIHYSTDYVFDGSKAAPYTEADTPHPLGVYGQSKLAGEQAITAVGGEHLILRTSWVYSNHGKNFLLTMQRLLQEKPQMRIVADQIGAPTWAGTIAGSTRALIERWQAGDAGAWGVYHLTAQGETSWFGFAEAIGEYLRATGKACAELEAIPSSAYPTPAKRPLNSRLDCSRLQREWHVSQPYWLDALRECLAQPH, encoded by the coding sequence ATGAAAATCCTTATCACCGGCCAACACGGTCAAGTCTCCCAGGCGCTGCAGCAGCAGCTCCCCCCGCTCGGCGAGCTGATCGTGCTGGGTCGCGATCAATTGGATCTGACCAACGCCGACCAGATTCGCCGGCAGGTCCGTGCCCATCGCCCCGACCTGATCATCAATGCCGCCGCCCACACGGCGGTCGACCAGGCCGAAAGCGAGCCGGAGGTGGCCTTCGCGATCAATGCCACCGCCCCCGGCATCCTGGCTGAAGAGGCCAAGGCCCTGGGCGCGCCGCTGATCCACTACTCCACCGACTACGTGTTCGACGGCAGCAAGGCGGCGCCGTACACCGAAGCGGACACGCCGCACCCGTTGGGCGTGTATGGCCAGAGCAAGCTCGCCGGCGAGCAGGCGATTACGGCAGTGGGAGGCGAGCACCTGATCCTTCGCACCAGTTGGGTCTACTCCAACCACGGCAAGAACTTCCTGCTGACCATGCAGCGGCTGTTGCAGGAGAAGCCGCAGATGCGCATCGTCGCCGACCAGATTGGCGCGCCGACCTGGGCCGGTACCATCGCAGGCAGCACCCGCGCCCTGATCGAACGTTGGCAGGCCGGGGATGCCGGAGCATGGGGGGTCTACCACCTGACCGCCCAGGGTGAAACGTCGTGGTTCGGCTTTGCCGAGGCCATCGGCGAGTACCTGCGGGCCACCGGCAAAGCCTGCGCCGAGCTGGAAGCCATCCCTTCCAGTGCTTACCCGACGCCCGCCAAACGCCCGTTGAACTCGCGCCTAGACTGCAGCCGTCTGCAACGCGAATGGCACGTCAGCCAACCGTACTGGCTGGACGCACTGCGCGAGTGTCTTGCACAGCCGCACTAG
- the rfbB gene encoding dTDP-glucose 4,6-dehydratase: MRILITGGAGFIGSALIRHLIQNTEHEVLNLDKLTYAGNLESLTSIASNSRYEFVQADIIDQATVSAVLARFEPQAIMHLAAESHVDRSIDGPSDFIQTNIVGTYSLLEATRAYWHKLAEPAKSAFRFHHISTDEVYGDLHGVDDLFTETTPYAPSSPYSASKAASDHLVRAWQRTYGLPVLLTNCSNNYGPFHFPEKLIPLVILNALAGKPLPVYGDGLQVRDWLFVEDHARALLKVVTEGVVGETYNIGGHNEQKNIDVVRGICTLLEELAPQRPAGVAQFSDLITFVKDRPGHDQRYAIDASKIERELGWVPEETFESGLRKTVQWYLDNLEWCRRVQDGSYQGERLGNTDMKDLIA, from the coding sequence ATGCGTATTCTCATCACCGGCGGTGCCGGTTTTATTGGCTCTGCCCTTATCCGTCACCTGATCCAAAACACCGAGCATGAAGTGCTCAACCTCGACAAACTCACGTATGCCGGCAACCTGGAGTCGCTGACCAGCATCGCGTCCAACAGCCGCTACGAGTTCGTCCAGGCCGATATCATCGACCAGGCCACCGTCAGCGCCGTGCTGGCGCGCTTCGAGCCCCAGGCCATCATGCACCTGGCCGCCGAATCCCACGTCGACCGTTCGATTGACGGCCCGTCGGATTTTATCCAGACCAACATCGTCGGCACCTACAGCCTGCTCGAAGCTACCCGCGCCTATTGGCATAAGCTGGCCGAACCTGCCAAAAGCGCTTTCCGCTTCCATCATATTTCCACCGATGAAGTGTATGGCGACCTGCACGGGGTGGACGATCTGTTCACCGAGACCACGCCTTACGCACCCAGCTCGCCCTACTCCGCCAGCAAGGCCGCTTCCGACCATCTGGTGCGCGCCTGGCAGCGTACCTATGGCCTGCCTGTGCTGCTGACCAACTGCTCGAACAACTACGGGCCGTTCCATTTCCCCGAAAAGCTGATCCCGTTGGTGATTCTCAACGCCCTCGCGGGTAAGCCATTACCGGTCTATGGTGATGGTTTGCAGGTGCGCGACTGGCTGTTCGTCGAAGACCACGCCCGCGCCCTGCTGAAAGTGGTCACCGAAGGCGTGGTTGGCGAGACCTACAATATCGGCGGGCACAACGAGCAAAAGAACATCGATGTGGTACGCGGTATCTGCACCCTGCTGGAAGAGCTGGCACCACAGCGGCCCGCAGGCGTCGCGCAATTCAGCGACCTGATCACCTTCGTCAAGGATCGTCCAGGTCACGACCAACGCTACGCGATCGACGCCAGCAAGATCGAACGCGAGCTGGGCTGGGTTCCGGAAGAAACCTTCGAAAGCGGCCTGCGCAAAACCGTGCAGTGGTACCTCGATAACCTGGAATGGTGCCGCAGGGTCCAGGACGGCAGTTATCAGGGCGAACGTTTGGGCAACACCGACATGAAGGATCTGATTGCATGA
- the aguA gene encoding agmatine deiminase, translating into MTTLHSTPRADGFHMPAEWAPQTQTWMIWPERPDNWRLGGKPAQAAHVAVAKAIARFEPVTVCVSAGQYENARSRLDVPNIRVVEMSSDDAWVRDTGPTFVINNSGEVRGVNWDFNAWGGFDGGLYAPWNRDAQVGGKILEIERAPRYRTEGFVLEGGSIHVDGEGTLITTEECLLNRNRNPHLDRAQIEAVLSANLAVDKIIWLPDGLFNDETDGHVDNFCCYVRPGEVLLAWTDDPQDPNYARCHAAMDVLQNSTDAQGRSFTVHKMPIPGPLYATEAECAGVDPVDGSQERNPTVRLAGSYVNFLIVNGGIIAPSFDDPLDHDARNILQNLFPQHEVVMVPGRELLLGGGNIHCLTQQQPAAHKS; encoded by the coding sequence ATGACCACTTTGCACAGCACCCCTCGCGCCGATGGCTTTCACATGCCCGCCGAATGGGCGCCGCAGACCCAGACCTGGATGATCTGGCCCGAGCGCCCGGACAACTGGCGCCTGGGCGGCAAGCCGGCGCAGGCCGCTCATGTGGCCGTGGCCAAGGCCATTGCGCGGTTTGAACCGGTGACCGTGTGTGTATCCGCCGGCCAGTACGAAAACGCCCGGTCGCGCCTGGATGTGCCAAACATTCGCGTGGTGGAAATGTCCAGCGATGACGCCTGGGTGCGCGATACCGGCCCGACCTTCGTGATCAACAACAGTGGCGAAGTGCGCGGGGTGAACTGGGACTTCAATGCCTGGGGCGGTTTCGACGGTGGCCTGTACGCGCCGTGGAACCGTGATGCGCAGGTAGGCGGCAAGATCCTGGAGATCGAGCGCGCGCCCCGCTACCGTACCGAAGGTTTTGTGCTGGAGGGCGGCTCGATCCACGTCGATGGCGAAGGCACCCTGATCACCACAGAGGAATGCCTGCTTAATCGCAATCGCAACCCGCACCTCGACCGCGCGCAGATCGAAGCGGTGCTGAGCGCCAACCTGGCTGTGGATAAGATCATCTGGCTGCCGGACGGTTTGTTTAACGATGAAACCGACGGCCATGTGGATAACTTCTGCTGCTACGTGCGGCCCGGCGAAGTGCTGTTGGCCTGGACCGATGACCCGCAGGACCCCAACTATGCACGCTGCCACGCGGCCATGGATGTGCTGCAAAACAGCACGGACGCCCAGGGCCGCTCGTTCACAGTGCATAAGATGCCGATTCCGGGGCCGTTGTACGCCACCGAAGCAGAGTGCGCCGGTGTCGATCCGGTGGATGGCTCCCAGGAGCGCAATCCGACCGTGCGGCTGGCGGGTTCCTACGTTAACTTCCTGATCGTCAACGGCGGCATCATTGCGCCGAGCTTCGACGACCCGCTCGACCACGACGCCAGGAATATTTTGCAGAACCTGTTCCCGCAGCATGAAGTGGTGATGGTGCCCGGCCGTGAACTGTTACTGGGTGGCGGCAACATCCACTGCCTGACCCAACAGCAGCCCGCTGCGCACAAAAGTTGA